ATAGAAGGAAAGGAATGGCATTATCAAGGAGGGGCATACAgatgccaccagggaagatggCTAATTGATGAGCAGTTATTCTAAATGCGATAGCTGTTCatctagcaaatatttattaagtaccttctGAATTCAAGATTAGGAATAggaaaatgatataaattattCAGAGCAGTGGCTTTCAGACTTTTTTGATTGTGACCTACAGtaacaaatacattttatgttgTGACCAAGAGTCCATTCAAACACACAAAGCTTCCGAAAACAGTACTTAGCTTTAATATTTATGATgtactctgatttttaaaaattctgtccttttattttaaaaaattaatgctgGCTGAGATTCCCTAAAATGATCTCTTGACCCATTAACAGGTTGTGACTTGCAGTTTGGAAAAATAATGCTGATTTAGAGTGAGAGTCATTTGTGGTGGGTATTGGGTTAAGACAATAAAATATGTCCTTAACATTTTTGGAAAAGGGTTGCTCTTCCTTTCctcatggttttattttgttttgtttgtttaaataaaatgagtaaaaagGATTAAACAGGCAGCTGGTCCTTCTGTTTGTGAAGTTTTGGGGCCTTGTTTGTATGTCTGGCTAGATTGGAAGTGCCTAGAGGGCAGTAACTGTCTTTCTCTGTGAATGTTTCTGTTAGTGCCTGGCAAAGATCCTGGCACAGTGCAGGCATTCCAGggttatttgttgaattgaatagGTAGGTGTCTTGGACTAAAGGGTTAGATAATTGTCCTGTTTAAATTAGTTCATGTtggaaccattctttttttttttaattaattaatttatttatttggctgtgccaggtcttttttttataacaacaccttttattaattaattaattattattattattattttttttttgctgtgttgggtcttggtttctgtgtgagggctttctctagtgcggcgagcgggggccactcttcatcgcggtgcgcgggcctctcactatcgtggcctctcttgttacagagcacaagctccagacgcgcaggttcagtagttgtggctcacgggcctagttgctccgcggcatgtgggatcctcccagaccagggcccgaacccgtgtcccctgcattagcaggcggattctcaaccactgcgccaccagggaagccctggaaccaTTCTTATAAATACAGAGGCAGTGTGTGTCTGCTTACAGAAGTTTTATCAGTGTGTCCTCATGGGTAGTTCAGAGGTAGACAAAATAAATGTTCTATGGTCTTTCTCTTCGGATCCAAGGccagctgtgcttcctggatccCTTCTGGGTGAGCAGTCCAGAGCTGCTACTGACTGTGAACCCTTTGGGAAGTCGTTTCACTCTCTGGACTTCAGGTTTTTTATAAGTAAGAGAAGAAGGGTGTGGTTGTGGTTGAAAAGCTCTTTCACTGCCCAAACCTTTTGTGAATTTTAGATACTGAGCACCCACTTTCCACCTTTGGTCCATTTCTGGGCCTTCCCTGAGGCTTACAGGAAACTGAGTGGGTGCTTCTCAACTCTTCTGGGGACTCTCCAGCAATAGGTTTTAGACAGAGTTAGAGTTTAAGACAGTTTAGGCAGAGTTATAGTTAGAATGGACCAGCCAAGCTTTCTCTGCCTTCATCCTCTGTTGTGAGAAGGAGATCTGAGAGTAGATCCTGAGTGAacagtggaaagaacactggCCTGGAGGGCAGGGTACCCAGGTTCTAACTGGGtcctctgtgaccttgaacatgtCACTTTTCTTTAACTGATGTCTTTCCAGCTGTGAAGTGAGTGTTCTTGCTCAttaaaccaaaacacaaaaccccTCTTCTCTTTGagtcttattttcttcatctgtaaaacaatgcGGGGTTGTGGTGAAAATTAAGGGAGATAATTATGTCAGGGGTCTAGTTCAATATCTAGCACATAGAGAATGCTCAGCAAATGAAGCATCCTTCCCCAGGTTCTGATTAACtctgatatatttctttttcagctgTTCTGGAAAActagaaaagttttctttttggtCACTCACCACTGGTCCCATGGCTGCCATGCAGATGGATCCTGAGCTTGCCAAGCACCTCTTCTTTGAAGGGGCCACTGTGGTCATCCTGAATATGCCCAAGGGGACAGAGTTTGGCATTGACTACAACTCCTGGGAGGTGGGGCCCAAGTTCCGGGGTGTGAAGATGATCCCTCCAGGCATCCACTTCCTCCACTACAGCTCTGTGGACAAGGCCAATCCCAGGGAGGTGGGCCCCCGTATGGGCTTCTTCCTTAGCCTACAGCAGCGGGGGCTGAAGGTCCTGCGCTGGGATGCAGTCCAGGAAGAGGTAGAcctgtccccagccccagagGCTGTGGTGGAGGCCATGAGGGCCAACCTCCAGGAGCTGGACCAGTTCCTGGGACCTTACCCATATGCCACACTCAAGAAGTGGGTCTCACTAACCAACTTCATCAGCGAGGCCACAGTGGAGAAGCTCCAGCCCGAGAGTCGGCAGATCTGTGCCTTCTCAGATGTGCTGCCTGTGCTCTCCATGAAGTACACCAAGGACCGGGTGGAGCAGAATCTACCCCGCTGCGGCACTGAGTGCAAAAGCTACCAGGAAGGCCTGGCCCGGCTGCCCGAGATGAAGCCCAGACCTGGCACAGAGATCCGGTTCTCCAAGCTGCCCACACAGATGTTCCCGGCAGGTGCCACGCCGGCTGAGATAACCAGGCACAGCATGGACCTGAGCTATGCTCTGGAGACGGTGCTCAACAAGCAGTTCCCCCAAAGTCCCCAGGACGTGCTAGGTGAGGAGGAACGAGGCTTTGAGAGTGGGCCAGGGGAGGTGTATATAGTAGGAGGGCTTGAGAACAAGGAGTACATCTTGGGTTATCTAGTCCAGTGGTTCCTAAACCTGGCTAGGAGGCGGTCTTGCCCAGAATGCTTGTTAAAGATACAGATCCCCAGGTCTTACCCCTGGAGGCTGATTCAAGAGATCTGGATTGGGGCCCCAGCAATTTATCTCTCTGTCTACCTAACAGACAAGCACTGTAGGTGAACCTGATGCAGACAGTCCTGTGTTTGTGTACTGATGGTGTGGCCCAGCCTCCCTGCCACCGCGTCTTACAGATTGAGGTCCATAGAGGGAAAGGATTTGGCTGCTAAGTGGTGTAGTCGAAGTGAGACCAAAGCCTAGGGCTCCTGGTTCCCAGGCCCAGCCGTGTTCCTGGGGGCCTCCCACCTCCCCGCTCAGTTTGCTCCTGACTCTCTCAAGGCTTCATCCAgaacagtgattttctttttcttttttttttaaaggtccaattctttttctttaaatttttaaaattttattttaaaaaaattttggctgcatcaggccttagttgtggcacgtggactctttcattgtggtgtgtgggcttctctctagctgtggcacgcaggctgcagagtgtgcgggctcagtagttgtggtgcacgggctctcctctagttgtggggcacggcctccagagcacgtgggctaagtagttgtggcgcatgggctcagttgccccatggcatgtgggattttagttccccaaccagggatcgaacccacgtgccctgcattggaaggcggattcttaaccactggaccaccagggaagtcccagtgattttcttttaattgtcatagtttttattgttgtttttcccccttattacaaaaaaataacatatattcatcctagaagaaaaacaaaaataaaattccaaatccCACCACCTAGAAATAACCATTGTTTTGCACTTTGTTGtacttattttccatcttttaggtatatatttatatgtatttctcagtttaatatatttttgtgtttccttttagtcttttttaattcagttatgtgtttttgtatatataatatttttacaaaaacaagactgcaGTATATTATTCTGTAATTTGCtttaatgtaaacatttttcCATGTCACTGAAATGGTCACTTCTCTTTAGTGGCTACTTATGTTCCATAGTAATTGAACCAACCCCTGTTGATGGATCTTTAAGATGTCCCTATTTTCCCTATTATAAGTGGCGTCTAATGAATGTCCTTGTGTGCCCTTCTGCATACATTTCGGGGTGAAATTGTTGGATCAGAGTGTGCATGTTGCCAGGAGAAGGTCATGCATCCTTGCCAGCTGGTGAGGCTGTTGCCCATCACCTTTGACATGGCATTTGATATGGCAGTTTAGCAAAGGTCTCTTCCAACTGGATAGTTGAAAAATGACATCttgtttcaatttatatttctcCGATTACTAGTGACAGCAAACATTTGTCACATCTTTAatagttgttaatattttttcttgtataaGTTGTCCAATATTTACATCTTTTTCTATTGGAAGATCAGTGAGAATTTTGAATATGGGGCCTTTTACATAATAGGCTTAGCTGATAAAAAGGGACATTTTATGGGGTgtatctattttcatttaataagtaACACTTGAAATTCTggcttaaaaataaacagaaaaaaaaaatgaacagaaatccTGTTTTCTACCTCTTAAACATTTCAGTTCTTCAAAGTAATCTTGTGAAAAGGTCTGTTTCAGGGATTACTGTGTCTTCATGACAgtcctttgaaattatttctgatctcataatTTAATTTTAGACTGAGCCAGAAATGTATGAATTTAAACAAATGCCCTAAATTCAGAGAATAAGCTCGTATTTTCACAAACTAACAAGGTAAAGCCAACTGAAGAAGCAAATCATTAACCTCTAGAAAAGGTTAAATTTTCTAACCTATAGAAAGTTtaactatattttgaaaatattgatcaAATGTTCAAAATATCTAGACTAGGTAGCTATCCACACAAATCAAACTTTGTTCCACGAGCCTGGGAACAGAGAACTAGTTTTTCCAGGTCTCCAGAGGTGACAGATCAGACACCATGCATTTAAAGAGGTATTAGTGTTGAGTACATCTGTTCTTTTTATGGCCCACACGTAGATATACCACAGAAGCCCTCCTTAAATTTGAAGCCAGAGAGAGCGTCTCTGATCAGCAGCAGTTTATCTTGGCAACTAGAGACCCAGCTGCTTGCCCAAGGACAATGGCTTCTGGATTACCAGGTCTCTGAGACAGGGATCTGGTGGGAATGTGGGAATAATAACTAAGATTTCTTGAGtgatactgtgtgccaggcattatgctaaatgcattatatatactatattgattcatttaatcttcactacaACCCtcaaataaggaaattgaagcatAAACAGATTAAGTAAcgtgcccaaagtcacacagctgctgagtggttggagctgagatttgaacctatGCATTttggctctagagcccatgctcttaaccacagGCTGCTCATAGAGATCAAATCACAGAGCCCTGTGATTAAACtaggaaaaataatttggctGGCAGGCTAACCCTGGAACAAGTACTCATGAATTTTCTTGTTCAGGGAGGCTCTAGGACTGTTCCCACCCAGTAGAAAtctgttttagggcttccctggtggcgtagtggttaagaatctgcctgccaatgcaggggacatgggttcaagccctggtctgggaagatcccacatgccacggagcaactaagcccgcgagccacaactactgaagccacactactgaagcccatgtgcctagaggtggtgctctgcaacaggagaagccaccacaatgagaagcccacgcaccgcaactagagaaaagcccgcgcacagcaacgaagacccaatgcagcccaaaataaatgaataaagtaaataaattttaaaaagaaatctgttttATCTTTCCATTGTTCAGTTGCTAAGCattagatgtgtgaccttgggcaatttgcttgacctcatctatgaaatgaggcAAATACCACCTTCCCTGATCACCTTGCGGAGTTGGGCTGAGGATTATGTGGTGTAATGCAGCATTTCCCTGACCCTGAAGCAGACCGTGTGCATCAGAAGCACCCGGGAAGCTTGTTAGAGCTACAGATACTGAGGCCCCATCATCTGTCCTCAACCAGGATCTCTGGTGGTGAGGCTTGggcagctttatttttaacaagttctcttAGTATTTCAGATGGGCAGCCAGTTTGGGGATCCACTTGGCATAATATCCATGGACACATTTGTAAACTTGTTAAATGCTAGGCAGATACTATGTGTGCCTCTTCTCTTGCACTCAGATATCACAGAAATCCAAAACCAGTTTGGTTTCTCATGGCTTGAGTTTATAGCAGTTCAGCAAACTTTTATTGAGCAGCTGCTAGGTGCAAAACCCTGTGCCGGGCTCTGGAAGAGTGACAAGGATAGAAAGCCACTTATTGCTGAGGCCCAGTGGAACTGGCGGCTTAGTAGTGTCAGCCAGTACTCCTGTCCCTCAGGATCATTTCTCCTCTCTGCACCTTTCAGGTGAACTCCAGTTTGCCTTTGTATGCTTCCTGCTGGGGAACGTGTACGAGGCATTCGAGCACTGGAAGCAGCTCCTGAACCTTCTGTGCCGGTCAGAAGAGGCCATGGTGAAGCACCACACCCTTTACGTCAACCTCATCTCCATCCTGTACCACCAGCTTGGCGAGATCCCCGCCGACTTCTTTGTGGACATTGTCTCCCAGGACAACTTCCTCACCAGCACCTTACAGGTGAGCAGGCTTTTGGCTGACACCCAAGTGGGTCAGAATTAAGGCCAGGGTGTGTGAAAGTACCCTTGGaggcttatctttttttttttgctgttctttcCTGAGCCAAGTTGTCTTCATTTCAGTTTCCTAATAGTAGGCTGTTCCCTGATTCTCTCTCTCCTACTTGATTATAAGCTCCTTAATTCCAGAgaccctctctccttctctccgcCTCGCCCCCCAAGGTGCCTAGCACTGGGGTACTTGGAATTTGAGTCAGCCCCACCCCTTGAGCAACTCGGCTcaaaacagtttttatttctgCCTCCCTGTAGCTGTAAGTTGCTGCAAACCAGTAGGACAGAGTTTTGAAGCTAGTTATTCCCAGGGAAACATCTGCAGCTCCTTAGATCTCATTTAGGCATTAAAGTAACTTTGATTTCCTGTTCAAACAAAATGTGCCAGTTTCTTCAGAGATTCTCTGACAGAAAAAGTGAAATTTGCTTTTAACTCAGCAATTAAATTTTCATTATGAGTGATAATTAGGGAAGAAGCTTCAAACAACTTACAATCTCCATCCTGTGCTATTTCCTCCCTTTGCAAACAGATTAGCTTCCTTTATGTTCTTGGGACAGCCTCTGTCACTCACATTGTGTAACTTTCTCAAGTATAGAAGAGGCAGAAGCTGCAGGCTGTCAGTTTCCCTACTTTCtgtttcatgacttttttttcactGTGTGTGAGACCCCCACAGGCCTGCTCCTTAAAAGGTGGCTATTCACTAACCTCTCACTCCCACCCATGGTAAGGGAAGGAATGAACGGTCATTAAATGCCTGTGGCATTTAATAGGCACCATGCTTATCTCTTTATATGGGTTCcctcatttaatctctctggaGCACGTGAGACAGGGaggattattcccattttacaaatgagaacactgagactCAAAAAGATTAAATCATTAatataaggtcacacagctggtaggtggcagagtcaggatttgtaCCCAGGCCTGAGTCTTGGTTTAAGGCCTATGCTTATGCCCCTACATACCGAATACAGTGTAgatcccccgccccccaccgaaAAGAGTCTTGATTGACATTAGTGGACATACCTATCAGGGGCCTGTTTCTCAGAGATACAGAATACTTTTCTAAAACCAGCATTCTGTTGGAAGAGTCCCTGTGATCAGGCAGCTGACATAAACCTCTGAAGTTGAAGGACTTGTGTGGACCATGGGGATGAGTCAGTCAGGCTGATGGTTTGAGCCTGGTGTATTCCACTTCATGGGAGTTATAAAACTGCCCTTTTATTGGTTCTTGAtatcacagagaaattaaatcccTTTAGCCTTCCTCTGCAGGGGAAATCGCCCCAGTTACTGGGTCATGGGTTGCGGAGCAGTAGGAGGCAGCAGGCTGCTAACTGGCCTCTGGCAGCGGGAATACGTGCTGCCCTTGTGATATGCCCTAGTGCTGTCGTGCAAACATAGGAGGGCCGCAGTGTGTCGTTGGCTGTCCAACCATTGTCAGCATGACCAGCAGCTGAGCTCTCATTGCTGAGGCTTTGTTGCCAGCAAtgatttacaaagcagaaagggCCCAGCTGGATTGCTCAATGTCCAGGTAGGGTGTGCAAAGCTGATGATTAGAAGAATTTTGTCTTTGGACTTTTCACCAAGAAAATTTGATGTCATTATTTGGAAAAATCCAGGACATgtgccttaaaaaaaatatatcaacacctgttttttgttttttgttttttaaaacacattctcTGCATTCAAAgaccttattctttttttgttttttttaattaattaatttatttttgctgtgttgggtcttcgtttctgtgcgagggctttctctagttgtggcaagtgggggctactcttcatcgtggtgcgctggcctctcactatcgcggcctctcttgttggggagcacaggctccagatgcgcaggcttaatacttgtggctcacgggcttagttgctccgcggcatgtgggatcctcccagaccagggctcagacccgtgtcccctgcattagcaggcagattctcaaccactgcgctaccagggaagccccctcaacaCCTGTTTTTTAAGCATCCTTTCTTTATATACAACGTTCTTCTCAGAGTGTTGAGGAATATGTATATGAGTTAGCCTGTTTCTTAGAGGTACAGAGCACTTTTCTAAAACCAGCATACTGTTGGAAGAGTCCATGTGATCAGGCAGCTGACATAAAACTCTGAAAGTTGAAGGACTTGTGCAGAAGCATCTCTTCATTGATTTAGCAGGCGTTTGCTGTGCACCTGTTGTATACAAGGCCCTGTTCTAGGATGGGAAATGTAGCTCTGGGCAAGACAGACAGAGTCCCTGACTTGGAGTTTAGAttttggtgggaaagtaaacaaatgaattaaCCAGATAACTCCAGGTAGCCCTAAGTGTTTTAGAAGGCAGTACCATTTTCCTAACCCGGGCCTTTTGGTCTCATCTAGAC
This genomic stretch from Globicephala melas chromosome 15, mGloMel1.2, whole genome shotgun sequence harbors:
- the AAR2 gene encoding protein AAR2 homolog isoform X2, which produces MAAMQMDPELAKHLFFEGATVVILNMPKGTEFGIDYNSWEVGPKFRGVKMIPPGIHFLHYSSVDKANPREVGPRMGFFLSLQQRGLKVLRWDAVQEEVDLSPAPEAVVEAMRANLQELDQFLGPYPYATLKKWVSLTNFISEATVEKLQPESRQICAFSDVLPVLSMKYTKDRVEQNLPRCGTECKSYQEGLARLPEMKPRPGTEIRFSKLPTQMFPAGATPAEITRHSMDLSYALETVLNKQFPQSPQDVLGELQFAFVCFLLGNVYEAFEHWKQLLNLLCRSEEAMVKHHTLYVNLISILYHQLGEIPADFFVDIVSQDNFLTSTLQGRHHLETC
- the AAR2 gene encoding protein AAR2 homolog isoform X1 is translated as MAAMQMDPELAKHLFFEGATVVILNMPKGTEFGIDYNSWEVGPKFRGVKMIPPGIHFLHYSSVDKANPREVGPRMGFFLSLQQRGLKVLRWDAVQEEVDLSPAPEAVVEAMRANLQELDQFLGPYPYATLKKWVSLTNFISEATVEKLQPESRQICAFSDVLPVLSMKYTKDRVEQNLPRCGTECKSYQEGLARLPEMKPRPGTEIRFSKLPTQMFPAGATPAEITRHSMDLSYALETVLNKQFPQSPQDVLGELQFAFVCFLLGNVYEAFEHWKQLLNLLCRSEEAMVKHHTLYVNLISILYHQLGEIPADFFVDIVSQDNFLTSTLQVFFSSACSVAVDATLRQKAEKFQAHLTKKFQWDFEAEPEDCAPVVVVLPEGVGTG